The following nucleotide sequence is from Luteolibacter rhizosphaerae.
GCCGGTGATGCGGCTATACGACACGCTGGACCGCGAGCTCAAGGAGCTCCGCCCCCTCGACGGCACGACCTACCGGTTCTACTGCTGTGGTCCGACCGTGTATGGACCGGCGCACATCGGGAACTTCCGCACCTTCGTCCTGCAGGACGTCTTCCGCCGCACGCTGGAGACCGGCGGGATGCGGACCTTCCACGTGCGGAACATCACCGACGTGGATGACAAGACGATCCGCGACAGCCAAGCAGCGGGTCAGACGCTGAAGGATTTTACCGCGCATTGGACCGAGAAGTTCCATGCCGATTGCGACGAGCTGGGGACCTTGCCCCCGCACGTCGAACCCGGGGCGGTCGATCACATCGAGCAGCAGGTGGCGATGATCGCCACGCTGGTGGAGAAGGGGCACGCCTATGCTTCCGAGGATGGCTCGGTCTATTTCAACATCGCGTCCTATCCGGCGTATGGCCGGCTGTCGCGCCTCGACACCCGCGAGCTGGAGCTGGGCAAGACCCAGAACGAGCGGGCGAATGCCGACGAGTATGAGAAGGACAGCCTCTCGGATTTCGTGCTCTGGAAAGGCCGCAAGCCCGAGGACGGCGACAACTACTGGCCCTCGCCTTGGGGCGAGGGACGGCCGGGCTGGCACTTGGAGTGCTCGGCGATGATCCAGGAGTATCTCGGGTCGGACTTCGACCTGCACGGGGGTGGGGAAGACCT
It contains:
- the cysS gene encoding cysteine--tRNA ligase, with amino-acid sequence MRLYDTLDRELKELRPLDGTTYRFYCCGPTVYGPAHIGNFRTFVLQDVFRRTLETGGMRTFHVRNITDVDDKTIRDSQAAGQTLKDFTAHWTEKFHADCDELGTLPPHVEPGAVDHIEQQVAMIATLVEKGHAYASEDGSVYFNIASYPAYGRLSRLDTRELELGKTQNERANADEYEKDSLSDFVLWKGRKPEDGDNYWPSPWGEGRPGWHLECSAMIQEYLGSDFDLHGGGEDLMFPHHENEIAQSKCACGGHFAAHWFHSTHLLVDGGKMSKSKQNFYTLDDLKAKGFTAMELRYVLIGAHYRKQLNFTLDSLHGAREAMAKLAKGARSLATKAPAEVPLSSVEFGPFQAAWDSLNDDLNTPGCLGGLFTGLREASKLEGAEAAKALAAFNRVLRALGVTLPEEEPEAEVPAEIKAIAEERWAARTAKDWAKADEMRKQLTELGWNMKDGKESYELTPV